In Marinilabiliales bacterium, a single window of DNA contains:
- a CDS encoding lytic transglycosylase F, which translates to MGRKKVNTFFSFLAPLVLMTLACDGPPVTDEEAIIPHYTERGRITAITDYNSTNYFIYRGEPMGYQYEMLNLLADHLGVRLDVVVNNNLDESFSCLMGDECDLIAMNLTVTRERSRMFDFTVPHSQTRQVLVQRLPSDWHYMTAAELDTHMVRSPLELAGKTVHVQKNSAYASRLRNLMDEIGDTILIKEVDIAVEQLITMVAEGEIDITVGDENVARVNQTYYQNLDIGTAISFTQNLAWAVRKGDYTLRDSINEWLRNFSSTIEYRLLYAKYFRNQRSARIIQSDFYVLTSGRISPYDDLIRKYSEEIGWDWRLLASMIYQESRFRYDAESWAGARGLMQLMPGTARRYGVRNLDDPEENIRGGVRYIAWLDEILSDRITDREERIKFILASYNVGLGHVLDARALARKYDKDPDRWTGSVDYYILNKSNPDYFLDPVVRHGYARGYEPYRYVGEILNRYDHYRNIVTDHLAQQNPPAP; encoded by the coding sequence ATGGGGAGGAAAAAAGTCAACACTTTTTTTTCTTTTCTTGCGCCTCTGGTCCTGATGACTTTAGCCTGTGACGGTCCTCCCGTAACAGATGAGGAAGCAATTATACCCCATTATACGGAGAGAGGCAGGATCACGGCAATAACAGACTATAACTCGACCAACTATTTTATTTACCGGGGAGAGCCGATGGGATACCAGTATGAGATGCTCAACCTGCTGGCCGACCATCTTGGCGTAAGGCTCGATGTTGTGGTGAACAATAACCTGGATGAAAGTTTCAGCTGCCTGATGGGAGACGAGTGCGACCTTATAGCGATGAACCTCACAGTAACCAGGGAGAGGAGCAGGATGTTCGATTTTACGGTTCCCCACAGCCAGACCAGGCAGGTCCTTGTACAGAGGTTGCCGTCGGACTGGCACTATATGACTGCTGCCGAGCTCGATACCCACATGGTGAGGTCTCCGCTCGAGCTTGCCGGTAAAACCGTGCATGTGCAGAAGAATTCGGCCTATGCTTCAAGGCTCAGGAACCTTATGGATGAAATAGGCGACACCATTTTGATAAAAGAGGTTGATATTGCAGTAGAGCAGCTTATCACCATGGTGGCAGAGGGAGAGATTGACATTACGGTAGGCGATGAGAATGTTGCGAGGGTAAACCAGACATATTATCAGAACCTGGATATAGGCACAGCTATAAGTTTCACCCAGAACCTGGCATGGGCAGTGCGGAAAGGAGATTACACGCTCAGGGATTCTATCAACGAATGGCTAAGGAATTTCAGTTCGACTATAGAGTACCGGCTCCTTTATGCGAAATATTTCAGGAACCAGCGTTCGGCCAGGATAATTCAGAGCGACTTCTATGTGCTTACCAGTGGCAGGATTTCACCATACGACGATCTCATCAGAAAGTACAGCGAGGAGATCGGATGGGACTGGAGGCTGCTTGCTTCCATGATCTATCAGGAGTCCCGTTTCAGGTACGATGCTGAGAGCTGGGCAGGTGCCCGGGGACTGATGCAGCTGATGCCGGGAACGGCAAGGCGGTATGGTGTGAGGAACCTGGATGACCCGGAAGAGAATATCCGCGGGGGCGTGAGGTATATAGCATGGCTTGACGAGATACTGAGTGACCGTATAACCGACAGGGAGGAACGTATCAAGTTCATCCTTGCATCGTATAATGTCGGTCTCGGACATGTTCTTGATGCCAGGGCCCTGGCCCGCAAGTATGACAAAGACCCTGACCGGTGGACAGGCAGCGTGGATTACTATATACTCAACAAGTCAAATCCCGATTACTTCCTCGATCCTGTCGTAAGGCACGGGTATGCCCGCGGCTATGAACCATACAGGTACGTGGGCGAGATACTGAACCGTTACGACCATTACAGGAACATTGTTACTGACCATTTAGCCCAGCAAAACCCGCCAGCTCCATAA
- a CDS encoding CoA pyrophosphatase → MRNNFIKRLEKELGKSLPGEPAQRKMAPRVHRVFRTSGSAGKAGVLLLLFPRKGDLHILFIKRTEYPGPHSGQISFPGGKMEDGDKTVIYTALREAAEETGTDPDMVTVMGTLTPLFIPVSNLEVLPVVGYASRQPQFIIDPQEVEYLIPASLGELADNKLKTEEKLNVSGITIRAPGYRVGGEFIWGATAMILSEFMELAGFAGLNGQ, encoded by the coding sequence ATGAGAAATAACTTCATAAAAAGACTCGAAAAAGAACTGGGGAAAAGCCTCCCCGGTGAGCCTGCCCAGAGAAAGATGGCACCAAGGGTACACCGTGTTTTCAGAACCTCTGGAAGTGCAGGCAAAGCCGGTGTGCTGCTGCTTCTTTTTCCCCGAAAGGGGGATCTTCACATTCTTTTTATAAAGCGAACCGAATATCCCGGCCCGCATAGCGGACAGATAAGTTTTCCCGGCGGGAAAATGGAAGATGGTGATAAAACGGTTATATACACTGCATTGAGAGAGGCTGCTGAGGAGACCGGGACCGACCCGGACATGGTTACCGTTATGGGAACCCTCACGCCACTATTTATCCCGGTAAGCAACCTGGAGGTACTTCCGGTGGTGGGTTATGCAAGCCGGCAACCTCAGTTCATTATTGACCCCCAGGAGGTGGAATACCTTATTCCCGCAAGCCTTGGCGAACTGGCAGACAACAAGCTCAAAACAGAGGAGAAATTGAATGTCTCAGGGATTACCATCCGTGCCCCGGGATACCGTGTGGGAGGTGAATTTATCTGGGGCGCCACCGCCATGATCCTTTCCGAGTTTATGGAGCTGGCGGGTTTTGCTGGGCTAAATGGTCAGTAA
- a CDS encoding ABC transporter permease yields MNIELHIAKRLAGDQDGKKTISGPIVKIAVAGIALGMAVMLISVAVVTGFKREIRNKVIGFGSHIQITNFDSNISWETTPVRMDQDFLPGIAQIPEVRHIQPFATKPGIIRTRGEDIQGVILKGVDGSFDWSFFEQNMVEGSRLTLTDTVTSNEAVLSRTVASLLRLDVGDDFAMFFVQEPPRARRFTLSGIYDTGLEELDKMFVLADLRHIQRLNDWDDDQVSGFEILLHDYDNIDLVARQVDDLAGYQFTGDLTRLRVESINDKYPQFFDWLELLDMNVWVILSLMVIVAGFNMVSGLLILILERTGMIGILKAMGLENSRLRKIFLYQSAFLTAKGLFWGNLIGIGLILVQHYTGFLKLDQASYFIPTVPVNLRLLHVLLLNAGTMAVTVAMLVIPSYIIGRIDPEKTIRFD; encoded by the coding sequence ATGAACATTGAACTCCACATAGCAAAACGCCTTGCCGGAGACCAGGATGGGAAAAAGACCATTTCGGGACCCATAGTGAAAATAGCAGTCGCCGGCATTGCCCTGGGCATGGCGGTAATGCTGATATCAGTTGCGGTTGTTACCGGCTTCAAGAGGGAGATCCGTAACAAGGTGATCGGCTTCGGGTCACATATCCAGATTACCAATTTCGACTCCAACATATCCTGGGAGACAACCCCGGTCAGGATGGACCAGGACTTCCTGCCCGGGATAGCACAAATACCTGAAGTCAGGCATATTCAACCATTCGCGACTAAGCCGGGTATTATACGGACCCGGGGCGAAGATATCCAGGGGGTGATACTGAAGGGTGTTGACGGCAGCTTTGACTGGTCATTCTTCGAGCAGAACATGGTAGAGGGTTCAAGATTGACGCTTACTGATACGGTTACAAGTAACGAGGCTGTGCTTTCGCGCACTGTCGCCTCGCTGCTGCGTCTGGACGTGGGTGATGATTTCGCTATGTTCTTCGTTCAGGAACCTCCGCGTGCAAGAAGGTTCACCCTGTCGGGAATCTATGATACCGGACTTGAAGAGCTTGACAAAATGTTCGTTTTGGCCGATCTCAGGCATATACAGAGGTTGAACGACTGGGATGACGACCAGGTAAGCGGTTTCGAGATATTGCTTCATGACTACGATAACATTGACCTTGTTGCCAGGCAGGTTGATGACCTTGCCGGATACCAGTTTACCGGCGACCTTACCCGATTGCGTGTCGAAAGCATAAACGACAAGTATCCGCAATTCTTTGACTGGCTAGAGCTGCTCGATATGAACGTGTGGGTGATCCTGTCGCTTATGGTCATTGTTGCAGGTTTCAATATGGTGTCGGGACTGCTGATACTTATACTGGAAAGGACCGGTATGATCGGCATACTGAAGGCCATGGGGCTTGAAAACAGCCGGCTCCGGAAAATATTCCTCTACCAGTCGGCTTTCCTCACTGCAAAAGGCCTGTTCTGGGGAAACCTGATCGGGATAGGGCTCATACTGGTACAGCACTATACCGGTTTTCTGAAACTTGACCAGGCATCTTACTTCATCCCCACTGTGCCTGTAAACCTGCGCTTATTGCATGTCCTGCTGCTTAATGCAGGCACAATGGCAGTTACAGTGGCAATGCTGGTAATCCCGTCATATATTATCGGCAGGATCGACCCGGAAAAGACGATCCGGTTCGATTAA
- a CDS encoding serine acetyltransferase: MDKLDPFIDKLFDKHRSVSEFLPDINETQEFTDRLIRLLFPNYPCDRKEQYRMRFRELEVKLEKLMILLDSNMEGDPYEQSRRFFEEVPVIYTLLVKDAEAICRFDPAVTSLQEVICAYPGFYAIAVYRFANLLYRRGVPLLPRIMTEYAHGKTGIDIHPGATIGKSFFIDHGTGVVIGETTIIGDNVKIYQGVTLGALVVKKSMAAKKRHPTIEDNVVIYAGSTVLGGETTIGHDSVIGGNVWLTESVPAHSVVYHTSTVKIRNSKDKGSYDDFSI, from the coding sequence ATGGATAAGCTGGATCCCTTTATAGACAAACTGTTCGACAAACACCGTTCAGTCAGCGAATTCCTTCCTGATATCAATGAGACCCAGGAGTTTACAGATAGACTTATACGTCTGCTTTTTCCCAATTATCCCTGTGACAGGAAGGAGCAGTACCGGATGAGGTTCAGGGAGCTGGAAGTTAAGCTCGAAAAACTGATGATATTGCTCGACAGCAATATGGAGGGTGATCCGTACGAGCAATCCCGTCGCTTTTTTGAAGAGGTACCGGTAATCTATACACTGCTTGTTAAGGATGCTGAGGCTATTTGCCGGTTCGATCCGGCCGTTACCAGCCTCCAGGAGGTGATCTGTGCCTACCCGGGATTTTATGCAATAGCTGTATACCGTTTTGCCAACCTGCTTTACCGCCGCGGAGTTCCCCTTCTGCCCAGGATAATGACGGAGTATGCCCATGGAAAGACAGGTATTGACATACACCCGGGCGCCACCATCGGCAAAAGTTTTTTCATTGATCATGGAACCGGGGTGGTGATAGGAGAGACAACCATAATTGGCGATAATGTGAAGATATACCAGGGGGTAACCCTGGGGGCGTTGGTCGTGAAAAAAAGTATGGCTGCGAAAAAGAGGCATCCGACCATTGAGGATAACGTTGTTATATATGCAGGAAGCACTGTGCTGGGTGGCGAGACGACAATCGGGCATGACTCTGTTATCGGGGGCAACGTGTGGCTGACAGAGAGCGTCCCCGCGCATTCGGTGGTATATCACACCAGTACCGTTAAAATAAGGAACAGCAAGGATAAAGGCAGTTATGACGATTTTTCAATTTAA
- the cysK gene encoding cysteine synthase A, with translation MRSENILGLIGNTPVVRINRLFGDDFEVWIKLEKSNPGASIKDRIALAMVEEAEKSGVLKPGGTIIEPTSGNTGIGLALVAAVKRYPLILVMPESMSVERRRIMAAYGAGIELTPRETGMKGAIARANELAGQIKGAWMPMQFDNPANPRIHSATTASEIIADFPGGLDYMVTGVGTGGHITGAGVVLKSAFPDIKIFAVEPALSPVLSGGEPGPHPIQGIGAGFVPAVLDRDMIDGIVTVEKEEAFGYALKAARQEGIFAGISTGASLAAVAKVLTDAPKNSRVLTFCYDTGERYLSVPGLFE, from the coding sequence ATGAGGAGTGAAAATATACTGGGTCTGATAGGCAACACCCCTGTTGTCAGGATCAACAGGTTGTTTGGTGATGACTTTGAGGTTTGGATCAAGCTCGAGAAGAGCAATCCCGGCGCCAGCATAAAGGACCGGATAGCACTGGCAATGGTTGAGGAAGCAGAAAAAAGCGGGGTGCTGAAACCCGGTGGAACTATTATTGAGCCAACTTCGGGGAATACCGGGATCGGTCTTGCCCTGGTGGCTGCTGTAAAGCGATACCCCTTAATACTTGTTATGCCCGAGTCGATGTCGGTCGAACGAAGAAGGATAATGGCTGCATATGGTGCCGGGATTGAGCTTACTCCCCGGGAAACAGGTATGAAGGGTGCAATAGCAAGAGCTAACGAGCTCGCAGGTCAGATAAAGGGAGCATGGATGCCCATGCAGTTTGATAATCCTGCAAATCCCCGTATACATTCAGCAACGACTGCATCGGAAATAATCGCCGATTTTCCTGGGGGGCTCGATTACATGGTGACGGGAGTGGGGACAGGCGGACATATAACCGGCGCCGGAGTTGTGCTTAAATCAGCCTTTCCTGATATTAAGATCTTTGCGGTTGAGCCTGCACTGTCGCCCGTACTCAGTGGTGGTGAGCCCGGGCCGCACCCCATACAGGGTATCGGAGCGGGATTTGTTCCCGCCGTACTTGACAGGGATATGATAGACGGTATTGTTACCGTAGAGAAGGAGGAGGCTTTCGGGTATGCGTTAAAGGCAGCCAGGCAGGAAGGTATTTTTGCGGGAATATCTACCGGGGCATCGCTTGCTGCTGTTGCAAAAGTGCTCACGGACGCTCCGAAAAATTCACGTGTGCTTACATTTTGCTACGATACCGGAGAGCGGTACCTTTCAGTACCCGGTCTGTTCGAATGA
- a CDS encoding DUF1343 domain-containing protein, producing MSKKILLILTCMVISLVHAGSQVPRYRDVTTGAERVDQYLGLLEGKRVGIVANHTTMIGGTHLVDSLLSLGVDIRKVFVPEHGFRGTADAGERISTTSDEKTGLPLVSLYGQRLKPGPEDMEDLDIVIYDIQDVGVRFYTYISTMHYVMEACAENGVSFLVLDRPNPNGFYVDGPVLDMELRSFVGMHPIPIVHGLTVAELALMINGEGWLDGGITADLHYVLCENYDHNTLYRLPVRPSPNLQTQLSIYLYPSVCLFEGTVMSLGRGTDFPFMVFGHPEMRNASFQFTPQSTEGARNPPLKGQLCNGVDLRGVQERLILERREIYLEWLLFAYNNMPRDIEFFTGYFNTLVGNTLVREMIEKGAHVSTIMATWKDDVAEFKKLRRQYLLYPDFE from the coding sequence ATGAGTAAAAAGATTTTACTGATCTTAACATGCATGGTTATCTCGCTTGTCCATGCAGGGTCACAGGTACCCCGTTACCGGGATGTTACCACCGGCGCCGAAAGGGTTGACCAGTACCTCGGTTTACTGGAGGGGAAACGGGTAGGTATTGTTGCAAATCACACAACAATGATAGGCGGCACCCATCTTGTCGACAGCCTGCTGTCTCTGGGTGTGGATATAAGGAAGGTGTTTGTTCCCGAACATGGCTTCAGGGGTACGGCCGATGCCGGTGAAAGGATATCGACAACCAGCGATGAAAAGACCGGGCTGCCACTTGTTTCGCTTTACGGCCAGAGGCTAAAACCCGGGCCGGAGGACATGGAAGACCTCGATATTGTCATATACGACATACAGGATGTCGGCGTAAGGTTCTATACCTATATATCGACCATGCATTATGTGATGGAGGCCTGTGCCGAAAACGGTGTCTCCTTCCTGGTCCTGGATCGCCCCAATCCCAACGGGTTCTATGTTGACGGCCCCGTGCTTGATATGGAGCTGCGGTCATTCGTAGGGATGCATCCTATACCCATTGTTCACGGATTGACCGTGGCTGAACTTGCCCTTATGATAAATGGCGAAGGATGGCTTGATGGCGGCATTACGGCCGACCTGCATTATGTCCTTTGCGAGAATTACGACCACAACACTCTGTACAGGCTTCCGGTCAGGCCTTCGCCTAACCTGCAGACCCAGCTTTCAATTTATCTTTATCCATCTGTCTGCCTGTTTGAGGGGACCGTAATGAGCCTGGGCCGGGGTACTGATTTTCCGTTCATGGTGTTCGGGCATCCTGAGATGCGCAATGCCAGTTTCCAGTTTACACCGCAGAGTACCGAAGGTGCACGAAACCCCCCTCTGAAAGGGCAGTTGTGTAACGGGGTTGACCTCAGGGGGGTGCAGGAGCGGTTGATCCTGGAACGCCGGGAGATATACCTTGAGTGGCTGCTTTTTGCCTACAACAACATGCCCCGCGACATAGAGTTCTTTACAGGCTATTTCAATACTCTTGTCGGCAATACCCTGGTACGTGAAATGATAGAGAAAGGCGCTCATGTGTCGACTATAATGGCTACATGGAAAGACGATGTTGCGGAGTTCAAGAAGCTGAGAAGGCAGTATCTTCTCTACCCCGACTTTGAGTAG
- a CDS encoding phosphotriesterase: MRTLTLVFLVIIILSGSCREKPVETVIMTVRGPVPAAELGQTLSHEHVLVDWAGAGETGYHRWNRDSVTDVVLPWLQEISELGVTGFADCSPAYLGRDPLLLKELSLRSGIHIITNTGYYGAVNNRFIPPHAYRETAGELASRWIDEFENGIDNTDIRPGFIKIGVKEDTLLSELHRKLVRAAAITHRRTGLVIKSHTGGDMPAFDQLNLLKEEGVSPGAFIWTHAQSGTMPKIVEAARMGAWISLDAVNISAAEGPHGNHDLYISMLSELKKEGLLHRVLISHDAGWYDAGEPGGGGFRGYSDIHRFLIPGLMEEGFTAGDIEQLMVANPARAYEIMKRLAD; the protein is encoded by the coding sequence ATGAGAACACTCACCCTTGTATTTTTGGTAATAATTATTCTCTCAGGCTCATGCCGGGAGAAACCGGTGGAAACGGTTATAATGACGGTCAGAGGGCCTGTTCCGGCGGCCGAACTGGGCCAGACCCTCAGTCATGAACATGTGCTGGTAGACTGGGCAGGAGCTGGTGAGACAGGTTACCACAGATGGAACAGGGATTCAGTCACCGATGTAGTGCTTCCCTGGCTGCAGGAGATCAGCGAGCTTGGCGTCACCGGGTTCGCCGATTGCTCACCGGCATACCTGGGAAGGGACCCCCTGCTTCTAAAAGAGCTTTCGCTCAGATCGGGGATCCACATAATAACAAATACAGGTTATTACGGGGCCGTGAATAACCGCTTCATTCCCCCGCACGCTTACCGGGAGACTGCCGGTGAGTTGGCCTCAAGATGGATCGACGAGTTTGAGAACGGGATAGACAATACGGACATAAGGCCTGGTTTTATCAAGATCGGGGTAAAGGAAGACACCCTGCTGTCGGAGTTGCACAGGAAACTGGTAAGGGCCGCTGCCATTACGCACAGGCGAACCGGACTGGTGATCAAATCGCATACCGGGGGCGATATGCCGGCGTTTGACCAGCTTAACCTGCTGAAGGAAGAGGGAGTATCGCCCGGGGCTTTTATCTGGACACACGCCCAGTCCGGTACCATGCCCAAAATAGTTGAAGCGGCAAGGATGGGTGCCTGGATATCGCTCGATGCAGTTAACATCTCCGCGGCAGAGGGCCCGCACGGAAACCATGACCTCTACATTTCAATGCTTTCAGAGCTGAAAAAGGAGGGACTGCTGCACAGGGTGCTCATCTCGCACGATGCCGGCTGGTATGATGCAGGTGAACCCGGCGGGGGCGGATTCAGGGGATACAGTGATATCCACAGGTTCCTAATCCCCGGGCTGATGGAAGAAGGGTTTACCGCCGGGGACATTGAGCAGCTTATGGTTGCCAATCCTGCGCGCGCATATGAGATCATGAAGAGGTTAGCGGACTGA
- a CDS encoding bacterioferritin — MKKKSIELLNKAVADELSAVHQYMYFHFHCDDQGFDLLANLFKRTSIEEMIHVEMLAERILFLGGDVEMALSHPVKPVQDVREMLDMAAKMEEGSANDYNNWANECAKNADSVSKKLFESLVEDEERHQDQFDDETENLQKYGDNYLALQSIERSKNVSGTKTE, encoded by the coding sequence ATGAAGAAAAAAAGTATTGAACTATTGAACAAGGCTGTTGCTGATGAACTGAGTGCAGTGCATCAGTATATGTATTTCCATTTTCATTGTGATGACCAGGGTTTTGACCTGCTGGCAAACCTTTTCAAACGGACTTCTATCGAAGAGATGATTCATGTTGAAATGCTGGCGGAAAGGATTCTTTTCCTGGGAGGCGATGTTGAAATGGCGCTTTCACATCCGGTCAAGCCGGTTCAGGATGTAAGGGAAATGCTCGACATGGCTGCAAAGATGGAAGAGGGAAGCGCCAACGATTACAACAACTGGGCAAATGAATGTGCGAAAAATGCCGATTCGGTTTCAAAGAAGCTTTTTGAAAGCCTGGTCGAAGATGAGGAAAGGCACCAGGACCAGTTCGACGATGAGACCGAAAACCTGCAGAAATACGGAGATAACTATCTTGCACTGCAGTCCATCGAAAGAAGCAAGAATGTATCAGGTACAAAAACCGAATAG